A genome region from Paralichthys olivaceus isolate ysfri-2021 chromosome 6, ASM2471397v2, whole genome shotgun sequence includes the following:
- the LOC109646769 gene encoding probable G-protein coupled receptor 173 translates to MANQSLAIDGPGSLLAVLASQSGLARGGSSSSSSDGSGSGGVSATDMSAYFKLVFLGLIICVSLVGNLLVSLLVLRDRTLHKAPYFFLLDLCLADAVRSAACFPFVLVSVHNSSAWTYSALSCKVVAFMAVLFCFHAAFMLFCVAVTRYLAIAHHRFYAKRMTIWTCAAIICMVWTLAVAMAFPPVFDVGTYKFIRDEDQCIFEHRYLKTNDTLGFMLMLAVVVLATHGFYAKLLLFEYRHRKMKPVQLVPAISQNWTFHGPGATGQAAANWIAGFGRGPMPPTLLGIRQNLHNQHRRLLGMEEVRSERRLGRMFYTITLLFLVLWAPYIVACFWRVFVKSCTIPHRYLSITVWMSFAQAGVNPIFCLLLNEDLRKVLRAHLPTYWRTKQHLPQDEAYCIM, encoded by the coding sequence ATGGCTAACCAGAGCTTGGCCATCGACGGCCCTGGCAGTTTGCTGGCTGTGCTGGCGTCACAGAGCGGACTGGCAagaggcggcagcagcagcagcagcagtgacggCAGCGGCAGTGGAGGGGTCTCTGCCACAGATATGTCTGCCTACTTTAAGCTGGTCTTCTTGGGTTTGATCATCTGTGTCAGCCTCGTAGGAAACCTCTTGGTCTCCCTGCTGGTCCTACGAGACAGGACACTTCACAAGGCCCCTTACTTCTTTCTCCTGGACTTGTGCCTGGCCGATGCAGTCCGCTCAGCTGCCTGCTTCCCCTTTGTGCTGGTGTCCGTCCACAACAGCTCGGCCTGGACTTACAGTGCCTTGAGCTGTAAAGTTGTGGCTTTTATGGctgtgctgttttgttttcacgcTGCCTTCATGCTGTTTTGTGTGGCTGTCACCCGCTACCTTGCCATCGCCCACCACCGATTCTACGCCAAGCGCATGACCATCTGGACCTGCGCTGCCATCATTTGCATGGTGTGGACACTGGCTGTTGCCATGGCGTTCCCACCTGTCTTTGATGTTGGGACATACAAGTTCATCCGTGATGAGGACCAGTGCATTTTTGAACACCGCTACCTGAAGACCAACGACACCCTGGGCTTCATGCTCATGCTGGCTGTGGTGGTCCTGGCCACCCACGGCTTCTATgccaagctgctgctgtttgagtaCCGGCACCGCAAGATGAAACCCGTCCAGCTCGTGCCAGCCATCAGCCAGAACTGGACCTTCCACGGTCCCGGGGCCACAGGTCAAGCTGCAGCTAACTGGATTGCAGGGTTCGGTCGTGGCCCCATGCCACCCACTCTGTTGGGCATCAGGCAAAATTTACACAATCAACACCGGCGGCTGCTCGGGATGGAAGAGGTGAGGTCAGAACGGAGGCTGGGCAGGATGTTCTACACCATCACCCTGCTCTTCCTGGTCCTCTGGGCTCCCTACATTGTGGCGTGTTTCTGGAGGGTGTTCGTCAAGTCCTGCACCATCCCTCACAGGTACCTGTCCATCACAGTGTGGATGAGCTTCGCCCAGGCTGGAGTCAACCCCATCTTCTGCCTGCTGCTCAACGAGGACCTGAGGAAAGTGCTGAGAGCTCACCTGCCCACCTACTGGAGGACTAAACAACACCTGCCCCAGGACGAGGCCTACTGCATCATGTGA
- the wdr13 gene encoding WD repeat-containing protein 13 yields the protein MAAVWQQVLAVDARYNAYRTPTFPQFRTQYIRRRSQLLRENAKCGFEPGLRRQYLRLRSQLLALRYGPLSEQSSFRASSVRSSRTTLDRMEDFEEDPRAQGARGHRRSVSRGSYQLQAQMNRAVYDERPPGSLVPTSVAEASRAMAGDTTLSENYAFAGMHHIFDQHVDSAVPRLQFANDDKHLLACCSLDGTLSIMTLSPSPPSVKVTLKGHGGPVTDFAWSLSNDIIVSTSLDGTLRIWNTEDGRCIREVRDPESSELLCCTFQPMNNNLTVVGNSKHHLQVVNISTGKKVKGGSSKLTGRVLSLSFDAPGKILWAGDDRGSIFSFLFDMATGKLTKAKRLVVNEGSSICSISARSWISREARDPSLLVNACVNKMLLYRVVDNEGTLQLKRSFPIQHGSQLVHSIFCPLMSFRQGACVVTGSEDACVYFFDVERNTKAIVNKLQGHGGPVLDVSFNCDESLLASADSTGMVIIWRREQK from the exons ATGGCAGCAGTTTGGCAGCAGGTTTTGGCAGTGGACGCAAG GTACAATGCTTACCGCACGCCCACGTTCCCACAGTTCCGAACTCAGTACATCCGCCGACGCAGCCAGCTGCTCAGAGAGAACGCCAAGTGTGGCTTTGAGCCGGGGCTGCGCAGGCAGTACCTGAGGCTGCGCAGTCAGCTGCTGGCCCTGCGCTACGGGCCCCTGTCCGAGCAGAGCAGCTTCAGGGCCAGCAGTGTGCGCAGCTCCCGCACCACACTGGACCGCATGGAG GACTTCGAGGAGGACCCCCGTGCCCAAGGGGCTCGTGGTCACCGCCGGTCCGTCAGCAGAGGCTCCTACCAGCTACAGGCCCAGATGAACAGAGCTGTCTATGATGAGAG GCCTCCGGGCAGTTTGGTGCCCACCTCAGTGGCAGAGGCCAGCCGAGCCATGGCAGGGGACACAACTCTGAGTGAAAATTATGCTTTTGCCGGCATGCACCACATATTTGACCAACATGTAGACTCTGCTG TTCCTCGGCTGCAGTTTGCCAATGATGACAAGCACCTGCTTGCTTGCTGCTCACTGGATGGCACCCTGTCCATCATGACGCTGTCCCCGTCTCCTCCCAGTGTGAAGGTGACACTGAAAGGTCACGGAGGTCCCGTCACGGACTTTGCCTGGTCTCTGAGCAACGACATCATCGTTTCAACATCACTGGATGGGACTCTGCGTATCTGGAACACAGAGGACGGACGTTGCATTCGAGAGGTCAGAGACCCAGAATCCAGtgagctgctctgctgcacgTTCCAGCCGATGAATAACAATCTTACTGTG GTGGGAAACAGCAAGCACCACCTGCAGGTGGTGAACATCTCCACCGGGAAGAAGGTGAAGGGGGGCTCCAGTAAGCTGACAGGCCGCGTGCTGTCTCTTTCTTTTGATGCTCCGGGCAAGATCCTTTGGGCTGGAGATGACAGGGGGAGCATCTTCTCATTCCTCTTTGACATGGCCACAG ggaagctgaccaaagcCAAGCGTCTGGTGGTGAATGAAGGCAGCTCCATCTGCAGCATATCTGCTCGGTCCTGGATAAGCCGAGAGGCCAGAGACCCCTCCCTGCTGGTCAACGCCTGTGTCAATAAGATGCTGCTGTACAG GGTGGTCGACAACGAGGGAACACTACAGCTAAAGAGGAGCTTCCCAATCCAGCACGGCTCCCAGCTCGTTCATAGCATCTTCTGCCCCCTCATGTCGTTCAGACAGGGGGCCTGTGTGG TGACCGGCAGCGAGGACGCCTGCGTCTACTTCTTCGACGTTGAACGCAACACTAAGGCGATAGTCAACAAGCTGCAGGGTCATGGAGGACCAGTGCTGGACGTCAGCTTCAACTGCGACGAGAGTTTACTGGCCTCAGCCGATTCCACCGGCATGGTCATCATCTGGAGGCGGGAGCAAAAGTGA